Sequence from the Aquimarina sp. Aq107 genome:
CCATATTTAGGATTTCGATATAATAACTAGCTTCATTAATTACAAAATAATCTTTACCCTTGGGTTGTTGTGCGATAATCCCATTTTCGATATTAGAATATCTGGAAACTGGTATTATGTGGAAATATTTCTGTATGGATTCTTTTGTGTATTCGTTGAGTTTTTCCGAAATCGTAATGGTAGATTTTACAGCATTAGAACGAAAGTTTGGATTTGTTCTATCTAAATGTTTGCATATTTTTTCAAAAGCAGATACATATCCTAACAAGCATATATTACCTTTTCCTTTTTGTATTTTTTTTAAAAGATTGTCTATAAAGGAAGGTGTAAGATCAAAAACATCAATAGGTACAATGTTTTGAGCAAAGTTGATAAAGGATTTTTTCTTTTCGAAAGCATTCCATAACCTGAAAAAAAACAATTTGTCTCCTATTTTGTAACCCGCTTTTTCCCAAAAATATAGATTATCCGAAGTATTACGAATGATTTTTGATATGTCCTGATGAACAGTAAATGGAGTTCCAGTAGAACCACTGGTAGAAACGGTTCTTTTTTTCTCATTTTGGAAAGATTCTGATTGGAAGTCTTTGAAATTCTCTCTAAAGATATTTTTATTTATTACAGGAAATGCTGTGATTAGTGGTTGCGTGTTTTTGTAAAAGGGTACAGTATTGATGGCATGTTGTAAAATAGAGTCTAGATATTCCTTTTTTCTTTTAATGGATTTTTTAGAATTAACGTTTTCTAGTAAAGATTGTATATCCTTAAAGTTTGACTTTTTTTTACCTCTAGTTAGGGTGTCGATTGTCCAGAATAGGGTGTTGCGTAGGTTGTTTAACATAGTAATATTGGGTAATTAGAATAGGAGAGAGGATCTTTTATGGGAATAATCTTAGGCTTCTTCTAGAATTTCTTTAAATATTGGATTTTTTAAATATCCTCCATAGATAATATCTGGTGTTATTAAAGAATTATTGTCGTTTCCTTCTACTAATATTGGTCCTTTTTTTCCTATTGCAATATCCCAACCAACAATACGATCAGGGATGAGCGTAATTGTTCTTAAAACTAATTCTTTCGACTCTTCAAAATAGGGAATTTGAAAATCATTGAATATAATATTAGAGTCAGGGTGTTTTGTTAATTGTTTTCCTCCATGTTTCATCAGTTGGTGGCTTTTTCCTTTTAGTTTTCCTTCTTTTAAATCTACCAAAACACA
This genomic interval carries:
- a CDS encoding CoF synthetase — its product is MLNNLRNTLFWTIDTLTRGKKKSNFKDIQSLLENVNSKKSIKRKKEYLDSILQHAINTVPFYKNTQPLITAFPVINKNIFRENFKDFQSESFQNEKKRTVSTSGSTGTPFTVHQDISKIIRNTSDNLYFWEKAGYKIGDKLFFFRLWNAFEKKKSFINFAQNIVPIDVFDLTPSFIDNLLKKIQKGKGNICLLGYVSAFEKICKHLDRTNPNFRSNAVKSTITISEKLNEYTKESIQKYFHIIPVSRYSNIENGIIAQQPKGKDYFVINEASYYIEILNMENDEQQQKGVLGRIIITDLFNQYNPMIRYDTGDLGMIEEINNKKVLTQITGRKIDAITNTNGKIITFNIVLIVNKYLQLAQCQLIQTNHKHYTLKLNALQYFERENELIADFKKYLGNDAVIKVEYVSEIPLLASGKRRVMVNQMIQ